A window of the Lolium perenne isolate Kyuss_39 chromosome 7, Kyuss_2.0, whole genome shotgun sequence genome harbors these coding sequences:
- the LOC127315701 gene encoding uncharacterized protein, with protein MARDCSVRIRSTVVYVAKSRACTEAEGTYKTFVGCSASLAPPFPPQIRYRENPLPRPLRLLHSVSSASSLLQSLLLRAFPSNRRPMEGSSSTARASAATLVKNTGVAEADVVPGGWSRRGAAASGGGLVLTVADEQEHGLGGEIVPDLNVQPMAEDPLLGETSSVRKRKFEEFDDSEDSGHSYISSEVESGDAVSYNSDASSDNEVSKYNVLSYEKKVEEKIWAEGISAYMKPDGRYYRKFHPSKQVPRDGMREGLVSHVKEVHPKDLRDKANHAALRKVLEYYGQD; from the exons ATGGCCCGCGACTGTTCTGTACGTATTCGGTCTACCGTCGTGTACGTGGCGAAGTCACGTGCGTGTACCGAAGCGGAAGGGACGTATAAAACCTTCGTCGGCTGCTCCGCCTCCCTCGCCCCACCATTTCCCCCCCAAATCAGGTACAGAGAAAACCCTCTCCCTCGGCCACTTCGTCTTCTCCACTCCGTCTCCAGTGCCAGTTCTCTTCTCCAATCCCTTCTTCTCCGCGCATTTCCGTCGAATCGGAGGCCGATGGAGGGTAGCAGCTCCACTGCGCGGGCGTCCGCCGCTACCTTGGTCAAGAACACCGGCGTGGCGGAGGCAGATGTGGTGCCGGGTGGATGGAGCCGTCGTGGTGCGGCCGCGTCGGGCGGAGGCTTGGTGCTGACGGTGGCGGATGAGCAGGAGCACGGACTCGGCGGCGAGATCGTGCCGGATCTGAATGTGCAGCCAATGGCGGAAGACCCTCTG CTTGGTGAGACCTCCTCTGTCCGCAAGAGGAAGTTTGAGGAGTTTGATGACTCGGAGGACTCTGGCCACTCCTACATTTCCAGCGAGGTCGAGTCCGGGGACGCCGTGTCG TACAACTCAGATGCTTCATCTGATAATGAAGTCAGCAAGTACAATGTGCTGTCATATGAGAAGAAggtggaggagaagatctgggctgAGGGAATCAGTGCTTACATGAAACCTGATGGGAGGTACTATCGCAAGTTCCATCCCTCCAAGCAGGTTCCTAGGGATGGTATGCGTGAAGGACTTGTTAGCCATGTGAAGGAGGTGCACCCGAAGGATCTCCGCGACAAGGCGAACCATGCTGCCCTGAGGAAAGTACTGGAGTACTATGGTCAGGATTGA
- the LOC127314754 gene encoding uncharacterized membrane protein At1g16860, which yields MGSRFPSHQLSSGLYVSGRPEQPKEKAPVVCSAAMPYTGGDIKKSGELGKMFDLHAEKSRKSGPLGNQPSRNTSFGGAASNSGPVSSAVGRSNYSGTISSATGTGGSARAKSNSGPLNKHGEPTKRSSGPQSGGVTPMARQNSGPLPPILPTTGLITSGPISSGPLNSSGAPRKVSGPLDSNVSMKVRATSFAHNQAVTNLNVENGYSIKASLPKPVLWAVILLFVMGFIAGGFILGAVHNAILLVVVVVIFGFVAALLIWNICWGTRGVTGFVSRYPDADLRTAKDGQYVKVTGVVTCGNFPLESSFQRVPRCVYTSSCLYEYKGWDSKAANTQHRRFTWGLRSMERHAVDFYISDFQSGLRALVKTGYGARLTPYVDESVVIDVSPENKDMSPEFLRWLRERNLSSDDRVMRLKEGYIKEGSTVSVIGVVQRNDNVLMIVPPSESFSTGCHWGKCILPTSLDGLVLRCEDTSNSDVIPV from the exons ATGGGTTCCCGGTTTCCATCCCACCAGTTAAGCAGTGGGCTTTATGTCTCTGGGCGACCGGAGCAACCTAAGGAGAAGGCTCCGGTTGTTTGCTCCGCAGCTATGCCATACACTGGGGGGGACATCAAGAAATCTGGCGAACTTGGGAAGATGTTTGATCTCCATGCTGAGAAGTCACGCAAATCTGGCCCTTTGGGCAATCAACCTTCAAGGAATACTTCATTTGGTGGTGCTGCCTCCAACTCTGGACCAGTATCTAGTGCTGTTGGTCGATCCAACTACTCTGGTACCATTTCATCAGCAACTGGCACAGGAGGTTCGGCAAGGGCAAAATCTAATTCTGGACCGCTCAACAAGCACGGAGAACCAACAAAAAGATCGTCTGGACCCCAGTCAGGAGGAGTGACACCAATGGCTCGCCAGAATTCTGGCCCTCTACCTCCTATTCTTCCTACAACCGGGCTGATCACATCAGGACCTATCTCCTCTGGGCCGTTGAACTCGTCGGGTGCTCCAAGAAAAGTATCAGGCCCTCTTGATTCTAATGTATCAATGAAGGTGCGTGCCACCTCTTTTGCTCACAACCAGGCTGTTACAAATCTGAACGTGGAAAATGGTTACTCGATCAAGGCCAGTTTGCCAAAGCCAGTACTCTGGGCGGTCATTTTGCTCTTTGTGATGGGATTCATAGCAGGTGGCTTCATTCTTGGTGCTGTTCATAATGCGATTTTGCTGGTAGTTGTCGTGGTCATATTTGGATTTGTTGCCGCACTCTTGATTTGGAATATTTGCTGGGGGACAAGAGGCGTGACTGGATTTGTCAGTCGTTATCCTGACGCTGATCTTAGAACCGCGAAAGATGGGCAGTATGTGAAGGTTACTGGG GTCGTTACTTGTGGAAATTTCCCCCTCGAGTCCTCCTTTCAAAGAGTCCCAAGATGTGTGTACACTTCCTCCTGCTTGTATGAGTACAAGGGCTGGGACTCGAAAGCTGCCAACACCCAGCATCGCCGATTTACCTGGGGATTACGTTCTATGGAG CGTCATGCAGTTGATTTCTACATCTCAGATTTCCAATCTGGGCTTCGAGCACTAGTCAAAACTGGATATGGTGCACGGCTAACTCCGTATGTAGATGAGTCTGTTGTTATCGACGTAAGTCCAGAAAATAAGGACATGTCCCCTGAATTTCTAAGATGGCTACGGGAAAGGAATCTCTCAAGTGATGATCGCGTGATGCGCCTAAAAGAAGG ATACATCAAGGAGGGAAGCACTGTGAGTGTCATTGGGGTTGTTCAAAGGAACGACAATGTGCTGATGATTGTTCCACCGTCTGAATCCTTCTCTACTGGCTGCCATTGGGGCAAGTGTATCCTCCCAACTAGCCTTGATGGACTAGTCTTGAGATGTGAGGATACATCAAACAGTGATGTAATACCAGTTTAG
- the LOC127312538 gene encoding BTB/POZ and MATH domain-containing protein 1-like: protein MAALQRPRTTTASTCIPDTARGTHVFTITCYRMHKGLGVGNFIRSGTFTVGGYDWCVLYCPEGNRSENKDYVSVLVELQSKKSVSSLLFSRPSSFPPFNSCKNEPPRGAARFMRRDLLEASPYLHDDCLVIECDVTVIKETQVLPAYKTSEIQVPPSDLSDNLAKLLQGKKGTDLTIKVSGGEVFHAHKIVLAMRSPVFDAELFGPMGDKEKQCIEIEDMQPAVFRAFLHFIYTDSLPAMDDFDNNDSKELVNHLLVAADRYAMERLKLMCESILCKSLDAKSLAATLALSDQHHCTKLKDACIRYIKHFA from the exons ATGGCAGCACTGCAGAGGCCGAGAACGACCACGGCGTCGACGTGCATACCGGACACGGCGCGGGGCACGCACGTGTTCACGATCACCTGCTACAGGATGCACAAGGGCCTCGGCGTCGGGAACTTCATCCGGTCCGGCACCTTCACCGTCGGCGGCTACGACTGGTGCGTCCTCTACTGTCCCGAAGGAAACAGATCCGAGAACAAGGATTATGTCTCGGTACTCGTCGAGCTCCAGAGCAAGAAATCAGTG TCGTCCTTGCTCTTCTCCCGGCCGTCGTCCTTCCCGCCGTTCAACTCCTGTAAGAACGAGCCTCCCAGGGGCGCTGCCAGGTTCATGAGGAGGGACCTCCTGGAGGCATCGCCGTACCTGCACGATGACTGCCTCGTGATCGAGTGCGACGTCACCGTCATCAAGGAAACCCAGGTCCTGCCGGCCTACAAGACGTCCGAGATCCAAGTGCCGCCGTCGGACTTGTCAGATAACCTTGCAAAGCTGCTGCAGGGGAAGAAAGGAACGGACCTGACCATCAAGGTCAGCGGCGGGGAGGTCTTCCATGCTCATAAGATTGTGCTCGCGATGCGGTCGCCGGTCTTCGATGCGGAGCTCTTTGGCCCGATGGGGGACAAGGAGAAGCAGTGCATAGAGATAGAGGACATGCAGCCCGCTGTCTTCCGAGCATTTCTTCACTTCATATATACAGATTCACTGCCTGCAATGGATGACTTCGACAACAACGATAGCAAGGAGCTTGTGAACCACTTGCTCGTGGCTGCAGATAGGTATGCCATGGAAAGGTTGAAGTTAATGTGTGAGAGCATCCTCTGCAAGAGCCTCGACGCCAAGAGCCTCGCCGCCACATTAGCTCTGTCTGACCAGCATCATTGCACCAAGCTCAAAGATGCTTGCATCAGATATATCAAACACTTCGCATAG